Part of the Candidatus Latescibacter sp. genome, GATTTATACTTTGAGATATCGGCGCTTGGCTCGGCTTCTTACTTCTACGACCACCGTGAAGGGCTCCGGCTGGCCGGAGAGCATTTCGGAGTGCAGACCCAGTATAAGGGACCGGCGGATCTGAATATTACGGCCATGATTCAGGCGATCGAACTTGCAGTGGCTCAAAGGCCGGCAGGTATCATGGTAGTCGGGTTCGAGGAATCGCTCAACAATGCAGTGAACAAGGCGGTGGATGCAGGAATTCCGGTGGTCACCCTGGATTCAGACCTGCCCAATTCCAAACGTATAGCCTTTGTAGGGACAGGCAACTACGATGCCGGCTTCCGGGGAGGACAGAAACTGGCCGAACTTTTACGTGGTAAAGGCAAAGTGGCAATCCTGACCAAAGTCGGGCAGCCCAATCTCGAAGAACGAGTCCGTGGATACAGGGAAGCTTTGGGGAAATACCCGGACATCGTAATTGCCCGGATAGCCGATACCAAATCGGAAGTCCCGATGGCCGCCCAGGCCGCCGCATCCGTCCTCGCGGCAGTGACTGACCTCGCGGGAATCGGCTGCGTCGAGGCTGCCGGAGGAGCTGGCGCCGCGACCGCAGTGAAAGAGGCCAAGGTTATCGGAAAGGTCAAGGTGGTTGCGATGGACCGTGACAACGATATCCT contains:
- a CDS encoding substrate-binding domain-containing protein, encoding MRSFQSIWFIPLILAFLLTGCSSGGQKLEGDHKIPPGAREDLYFEISALGSASYFYDHREGLRLAGEHFGVQTQYKGPADLNITAMIQAIELAVAQRPAGIMVVGFEESLNNAVNKAVDAGIPVVTLDSDLPNSKRIAFVGTGNYDAGFRGGQKLAELLRGKGKVAILTKVGQPNLEERVRGYREALGKYPDIVIARIADTKSEVPMAAQAAASVLAAVTDLAGIGCVEAAGGAGAATAVKEAKVIGKVKVVAMDRDNDILAYIRDGVIDATVVQQTMLMPYYGLSILYQINHHNLPISKDNKAAGISAVPRVIDTGTILVDKSNCQQFMR